GCAAATATTTGACATGACGTATCtattgttaatttcttattaataataataaaaaaagaacacaaagcaaataacccaaattgtcaataacttaatatatcaaatcaattaatactagtatttttttttaattctcaagtttaaatcaattttttctagttcactattacacaactgattactccaatatataaaatagaagtcattcaaatagtataaatatatatagtttataaaaaaattaatatttagataatgaaaatttaataaactttattacttagctaaataaattttttatatattaagtgattgataattaaaatgttctttGGTTGACGCACCTAAATTCGAAGAATCCCCTTACTATTAtcgaatttattcaattaattaattcaactaaaaaatactattatttgattcgatgtattaaattattgacaatttgagttatttgctttgtgttcttttttaattgataagaaattaaataacaaatattattttgtcaactaattgtcacgcaataataaatacgtcacgtcaaaattggcacatcatattatatattagcttgctatttggccggaatttggattagtagcaaaatcagataaaatcaaaagtttagtaattatcacgccacagttcaaagtttgtgtgcaaaaccagaattggatgaaagttcaatattttatgAGCAATTAACccaattttgtttatccttcattttccatgataaatttacaaccaaagaaacgCACCCTAAGTGATTTTCGACAaggaaagaaaagtaaaaataagatCACTGAAACAAGAAATTACCATACTTTTGTAATATCACACCCTCTCATTATGAATGTTACATCTTCAAATCAACCCTTTGGTATTTCATAGCAACAAAACACACAGATTCCATAACAATTGCACTTGCACAAAAGAGCCAAAATCTACcgaaaaagaataagaaaatattataaCTGATAGCAATGATCAATTCTTTATATCCCTGCAGAAAGGAAATGCCGGATCTCAACTCATTAGGCCACAAAGAATAGGAATATCATGAGAAAGAAAATCAATACAAAGAAGATCTTCATCATCAGCCACCGATTCGAGGAGATGCTGTTGAGATACTTGAGAAGAGCTCCCTGAGCCCCTTCCACATTCGACAGTGTGTCATCCATGTTCTCGTCAATCCTGTTGCAAACAAATTATAAATAACAAGAGTCGATGCAAGAAGACCTAAAAATTCAAGTTATCAGGATCAGGAAGTGCAAACCATTTAGAATTTCGACTCTATCACCATATGCCTATATCATAACAAATTCTAAGCCAAATGAACATCAAGCTATGCATAGTAATTGACAGTGAGTTTGGTCAGGAAAAAAATGATACTGGAGAGTTTACTCTGCTTCTCCCCACTactatttttcaattctttCTTCCAAAACATAACCAGACACGTTGACGCTTGCCAATGCATTTTTCTTACTAGTATATCAAACTTCCCAATACATCATATTTTAACTTTTCTTCCAACTCTCTCCACAAAAGCTCAAAACAATTGCATTGCCACCAGTTTGTTAGAGTAAACATGGTAATAGTGTGATAGAAGTACTTATAGTTACGCTACATATCATTTAGCATATTCAGAGTGCTACATGTATTTGTAATTAAATTATCTAGGTGACCTGATAGCAATCTCTCCCTGCTGAGAAACTAAGGTCGCTAGCTGATTGAAGATACTGCTCAGCTCATGAATTGTTGATTCCACGTTCTGAAGAGcctcggctctgctctgcatgTAGCTGTCTTGTAGTGGAGCCAGTTGCTGTTGCTGTTGATTTTGTTGCTGCTGTAGTAAGGGCTGAGATTCCCCGTCCACCTGACTCCTGTGAAAGGAGTTCATGAGAATAAGTTTTTCCAGCAAATGAATCTCTTTATATCTTGGCAAATTCACATGAAACTGATCTGCTCAGCATGTATCATCAAAACACTACGCCGAGCACTACAGTAAATGGTTTTTGTGAAAGGGAGAATCAAAACATTCTTGTGGAGATGAAGTTGGGGAGAAAAATCAACTTTATTACTGGTCTTACTTGGGAAACATCTGTGATGAAGATTCTCCCCCACTACCCCATGGAAGAGGAGGGGCGGCTGAGGTAGTGGTAGCAGATTTTGCAGCCAAAGGACGCTGGCGAATAAAAGGGTTTGTAGCATTCTTGGACGCAGAAGAAGAAAATAACTGCCTCCTGTTCTCGTGAACCTTCAAGTTCTGTTAAAATACATGTCCAGTGTGATTGAAAATTTACAGAAATATAAAAGTTACTGCAGTTTCTAACAAAATGAAAATGGAGATATTTCCAGGTTCACCTCTGTTCGCATGGTCAAAACATCCTTGAACTCCTTTGTTGTGCTCATCAAACGATTCTTCAAATCATCAACAACTGTAGTTGAATGAGTTGTGTTGTCGGTGGATGTCTGCGCACTTTCATTACGTGAATTGCTGAGTAACTGTAGATCAACTACTGCAGAATTAAGAGCCGTTATATCTTGCTTAATAAGTGCAGTTAGCTCCTGGATTTCCATGGTAGGGTCATCAAATACTGAACTCCTCTTTGCCACTACAGTAGAAGTCGTCATGTTAACTTTGACCTTAAcattataaaattcaaaaagTACAATCACAAAGACAGAAATAAATATTAACCTTAAGAATAGGCTTAGACATTTTGGTGCTGAAAATAATTAACTGATAGAGTAAAAACTCCTAAAATTTATTCTGCCCCTGTACACAGCAATCAAAACATTCCCATAGGGCAGAcagaaaaattattaaaaatgtaGTACTCACGGATCGGCGAAACAGGACAGGATTCAGCCATCGGTCGCAATTTTTACAgtgtaaatataaattaatattctgGATAAATCAAAATTCTCTTCAATTCAGCCTATATAACACTTTATAGATCATACAATTCAATCCCCACTCCCTCTCCCCCCGAAACaaactaaattaaaagaaaaacagttggaaCAAATGATCGTTCAACCAGGACCCATTAAGTCCATGGAAATCATAATCTTCTAAGTCATTTTAAAGATACCTTAAAAATACATTCGTACATATATTGACTCAACCTTAACTAATGGTCGCTCTTAAAAAATACAAGAATAGAGGAAGGAACGGCAATCTCCAATACTGCCTGCAGATCACAAGTCAACATGAAATTTGGCAGCATGGCTTAGATTTCATATTCCCATACCAACCTAGGACAACCAATCATACATAAGGAAGCAtattcattcatttcattttgtCACCAAAACAAGTATAAGAGGTTGGTTGCAGGGTTCTAAGATCAGCAAAGAATCTTCCGTTCTCTAAAGTCTCGAATCCTTGAAGCACAAACTGACTTGAGAGCAACCCATAACTGAAAGTACACTTATAACACAGAAAACCTATCAACTATAGCCAAATATGGTTACAGACATAGCTCAAGCAATACATGTCTGCACAAACAAAATCGTAAAAAGTACATTAAGTCGAAAGTCCACCTACATACAAATCTCACAGTTCCTCAAGCAGCACATAGACCAATAGAAAGCATATTACTAAAAAGCACAGCTAAAATCACTACATAGCCAACTTCTAAATTGTCTGGTGAAACCTAAAATCTTGCATCCAATGCTTTGTGATCGAATTCAACAGAAATTCTACCGCATAAACAATAAACTATAATCAGAGGCATGGCGCAATTCATTCAATCCTCAGACTTATACTCACAATGGAAGATACACTGAATTGACTAAATTATCAAAATTCACTATAATAAAACCCCAAAACCACATTGATATTACCTTAGCAATATATAGAAACCAAACAACACTACTCAAAACCACAGCCGAAAAAACCTTTAAAAAGTTAATAATACTCAAAACgtacaaaaaataagaataattaccCACATTTTGCCAGCTTAGCTAGCTTCTGAGAAGTCTGGTGAATCCCGAACCCAATTTTCGACGCCCTCCGATTGAACTCGGATTGCATAGCCATAGCCGACCGCGGCGGCTCCGACGGCTTCGACCCACTGCTGCTCGGCCCATTCTGTGACGACAGTGGCTTCTTCACCCTCTCCGCTATCCCTAAGAACTCCTGTGTCCGATCCCTAATCGATGCATTCCCGCTCTTCACCAGCATCTTTCGCAGCTCGGATTTTCAACGCCGCGGTTACATAAATGCCAGCGGGGATTTATTGCCCCTGAATTCTTGAGTGAATCGGAGGTCGGGGGCACGAATTGGGGGAATTTTTGGCtgatcctaaaccctaaattacTATAAGTCTgaaggagtatttttttttcgaaaattatgtcTGAATTATATTTACAACTCgacttaaaataattttcatatatttaaacTTACTTTTATATGATGTTAtacattactccctccgtcccagcccaataggctcgctttcctttttgggacgtcccactccaataggcccagtctaaatttggaaataattagggctctaattaaaattataactaCTTGATTAAAGGGGATATCCCCTAATTAAAACTCTAAAAACTCTCATAATTCACTCGCAACTTTTTCTTCTCCCCTCTCCTTCTCCCCTCTTCCGCCTTTTCCATTCAAAACGATGAGCGCCGCCGCCATTTCCACGGCCTCCGCTGTGCTCCTCTTCTCCCCTCTCCCGGCCATGGCGGTCTTCTCCCCCACCAGATCTCGGAGCCTCTGCCAAATCGTCTCCTCTCCACCCGTCTTCTTTAGCGGTCTTCTTCTACCTCTGTCGTCGTCTCCACCGCGTGCTACCGTCTCCACCTTCCATCGCGTCCTCCGTCTCCGCCCTCCGTCGCGTGTACCGCCTCCACCGCCTCTACCCTCCACCTTCTCCACCTCGTCTATGGTCTCCTCCACCGCCATCTGCCTCGTACATCGGGATTCCCAGATCTGGTGAAGGAGACGATCTGGTGAAGGAGACGATTTGATGGGGTTGCAgatctggattttttttttcagagttTGATTTTTAAGTTATTGATTTAAGGTTGCCTCCTCTCCACCCTTTTCTTTCTCAAAGTTCCGTCCTTGATTTTTTTGGAATTCCATTGAATATTTCAATTCACATTTGCTGAAGCAAAGAAACAAAAGGTATAAATCGGAAAATTGTGTTTGTTGAATTCAATGGAATTCAAAAGGTTGCCTCCTCTCCACCCTTATCGAGTTTAATTTGCTGAATTTTTTCCATTGAATATGCTCTGTTGGTTGCAGATCTGGAATTCATTGTGTTTGATTCCTCTAATTAATTTCCAGATTTTCCCTTGATTAATTCGTGCAATAAATTGCAATGcaaatttaatttagttaaattaaatgaaaaatgagataATGAAGCAAATatgattaaggaaaaataagaGAACATTTAAAACCTTAATTattggtggaccacaccatttacCTACTAAAAaatgagtttcttaatctccgtgccgaaataAACTggcctattggcctgggacggagggagtattatattttgtGCCGGTAATACACACGGAATTTATAACCAACACGTCAATGATTTTACATTATAAGCCACGAATACACCCTCAGTCCACgtttgattgagtgtttttagaggttcgaaaaaaattcaattaattgaattcattataCTTAGTTGTTTGATTTgggtaatgagttaaccattactcttcatccaatttgttacccctaaAAGtcgaggggaaacaaaagaaagagaatccaTTTTCATTGTTTAACCAAatactcaataaaagtaatgattattgttattatttcactcatttatttgattcaattctCTTTCTATTCCTTTACTTGAAACAAACGAGCACTCAATATCCAATCTTACAcaaatcttttttttcttttcttttgagcATGAATAATATCGTAACTATATTAGATACCTTTAAGATTCAacattgttttaaaaaaattcaacataAAAGTATTAATATTACAAATATACAGGTTGCGGTATACTTTAAAATGTTCATAATTAGAAATGATACACTAGGAGTACTAATTATCAAAATAATATGGTCATGTTTGATAAGCTTGATAAGGCTCACATAACAAAATTATCAGTTGTTTGATATCCAATATTATTAAACTAGAAGACTCGTGTTTATTAAAAGCCTAG
The genomic region above belongs to Salvia miltiorrhiza cultivar Shanhuang (shh) chromosome 5, IMPLAD_Smil_shh, whole genome shotgun sequence and contains:
- the LOC131024949 gene encoding syntaxin-32-like isoform X1; its protein translation is MLVKSGNASIRDRTQEFLGIAERVKKPLSSQNGPSSSGSKPSEPPRSAMAMQSEFNRRASKIGFGIHQTSQKLAKLAKLAKRSSVFDDPTMEIQELTALIKQDITALNSAVVDLQLLSNSRNESAQTSTDNTTHSTTVVDDLKNRLMSTTKEFKDVLTMRTENLKVHENRRQLFSSSASKNATNPFIRQRPLAAKSATTTSAAPPLPWGSGGESSSQMFPKSQVDGESQPLLQQQQNQQQQQLAPLQDSYMQSRAEALQNVESTIHELSSIFNQLATLVSQQGEIAIRIDENMDDTLSNVEGAQGALLKYLNSISSNRWLMMKIFFVLIFFLMIFLFFVA
- the LOC131024949 gene encoding syntaxin-32-like isoform X2, translating into MWVKVNMTTSTVVAKRSSVFDDPTMEIQELTALIKQDITALNSAVVDLQLLSNSRNESAQTSTDNTTHSTTVVDDLKNRLMSTTKEFKDVLTMRTENLKVHENRRQLFSSSASKNATNPFIRQRPLAAKSATTTSAAPPLPWGSGGESSSQMFPKSQVDGESQPLLQQQQNQQQQQLAPLQDSYMQSRAEALQNVESTIHELSSIFNQLATLVSQQGEIAIRIDENMDDTLSNVEGAQGALLKYLNSISSNRWLMMKIFFVLIFFLMIFLFFVA